From Helicobacter sp. MIT 05-5293, one genomic window encodes:
- a CDS encoding RidA family protein, with the protein MQTICTQAAPQAIGPYSQAQIHNGIIYTSGQIALTPQGDFINGDIVAQTTQVLENLKAILESAGSSLQNVIKTTVFLQNMEDFESLNRIYAQYFDPHKPARSTIAVKTLPKNALVEIECIAIVQK; encoded by the coding sequence ATGCAAACGATTTGCACTCAAGCAGCCCCTCAAGCGATCGGACCATACTCCCAAGCACAAATCCATAATGGCATCATTTATACTTCAGGGCAAATAGCCCTCACTCCACAAGGTGATTTTATAAATGGTGATATTGTGGCACAAACGACTCAAGTATTAGAGAATCTTAAGGCGATTTTAGAATCTGCTGGCAGTTCGTTGCAAAATGTCATCAAAACAACTGTGTTTCTTCAAAATATGGAAGATTTTGAATCTCTTAATCGTATTTATGCGCAATATTTTGACCCTCATAAACCTGCTAGAAGCACAATTGCCGTCAAAACTCTCCCCAAAAATGCTCTTGTAGAGATCGAATGTATCGCCATAGTGCAAAAATAA
- a CDS encoding WYL domain-containing transcriptional regulator, with the protein MARHEYEQKLARMQRIMTLLYDPANNSVICAKALAEEFNVSTRTLRRDVEMMGDAYQYHRDKIYFYDNKVSQQPQASPIALMLLKNFAQSMSGEIKTQMLSILNSLESSPAHQASDIFFTRSHLEEITLSLDSILLLQKAIKEHIIIGFKFKKDSGYTEREVLPLKILNFSGEWYMLGLESSSIKKFYLNNISNVHTIRQGESIDEEALGRLDNALNAWFVPNRKPFMVRLWVDSKVAKYFKRKKISPNQHLIEHSDKSLDITLYITDFREIAPLVLMWIPSVVVLEPQELKEFILKNVRDYLKLLES; encoded by the coding sequence ATGGCACGACACGAATACGAGCAAAAACTCGCACGAATGCAAAGAATAATGACTTTGCTTTATGACCCTGCCAATAATAGCGTGATTTGTGCTAAAGCACTTGCAGAAGAGTTTAATGTCAGCACAAGGACACTGCGCCGAGATGTAGAGATGATGGGCGATGCGTATCAATACCACAGAGATAAGATTTATTTTTATGACAATAAGGTTTCTCAACAACCCCAAGCCTCTCCCATTGCCTTGATGCTTTTAAAAAACTTTGCACAAAGTATGAGTGGGGAGATAAAAACGCAAATGCTTTCAATCCTCAATTCTTTAGAATCTTCCCCCGCGCATCAAGCATCAGATATATTTTTCACCCGCTCACATTTAGAGGAGATTACGCTTAGTTTGGATTCTATCTTATTGCTTCAAAAGGCGATTAAAGAGCATATTATCATTGGTTTTAAGTTTAAAAAAGATTCTGGCTATACAGAGCGAGAAGTGCTACCCCTAAAGATACTCAATTTTAGCGGTGAATGGTATATGCTAGGATTAGAATCTAGCAGTATTAAAAAATTTTATCTTAATAATATAAGCAATGTGCATACAATAAGACAAGGAGAAAGTATAGATGAAGAGGCTTTAGGGCGACTAGATAATGCGCTTAATGCGTGGTTTGTGCCAAATCGCAAACCATTTATGGTGCGATTATGGGTAGATTCTAAAGTAGCAAAATACTTTAAACGCAAGAAAATCTCCCCCAATCAACATTTAATCGAGCATAGCGATAAAAGCTTAGATATTACGCTTTACATTACCGACTTTAGGGAAATCGCTCCGCTTGTGCTGATGTGGATTCCTAGTGTCGTTGTGCTTGAGCCACAGGAATTAAAAGAGTTTATCCTTAAAAATGTAAGAGATTATCTCAAGCTTTTAGAATCTTAA
- the purU gene encoding formyltetrahydrofolate deformylase, translating into MSYIILISSPDQKGLIYHISSVIYDLGLNIERNDEYVDKENKHFFMRTKVVGDVDKEILTKRLKQILPPNSSLKIQPMAKKPIVILCTKENHCVGDLLLRHDSGELNAYIQAIISDYEILKPLAQKFDIPFFHIPTANKDRNTHENEILAVLKDFESAYLVLAKYMRILTSSFVKHFENKIINIHHSFLPAFIGANPYKQAYERGVKLIGATAHFVNENLDEGPIITQDVIHINHSYSWQDMQKAGRDIEKIVLSRALHLALEDRIFVHNNKTIIF; encoded by the coding sequence ATGTCTTATATTATTTTAATCAGCTCACCTGACCAAAAAGGCTTGATTTATCACATTTCATCGGTTATTTATGATCTCGGATTAAATATCGAACGCAACGATGAATATGTCGATAAAGAAAACAAACATTTTTTTATGCGCACCAAAGTAGTAGGCGATGTCGATAAAGAGATACTCACAAAGCGACTAAAACAAATCTTGCCCCCTAATAGCTCTTTAAAAATCCAGCCTATGGCAAAAAAGCCTATTGTGATTCTTTGCACAAAAGAAAATCACTGCGTAGGTGATTTGCTTTTGCGTCATGATAGTGGAGAGCTAAACGCCTATATTCAAGCCATTATCAGTGATTATGAGATTCTTAAACCTCTTGCTCAAAAATTTGATATTCCATTTTTTCATATTCCCACAGCTAACAAAGACAGAAATACTCACGAGAACGAGATTCTAGCAGTGCTAAAAGACTTTGAAAGCGCGTATCTCGTCCTTGCAAAATATATGCGGATTCTCACAAGCTCCTTTGTCAAACATTTTGAAAATAAAATCATTAATATTCATCATAGCTTTCTCCCTGCATTTATTGGAGCAAATCCCTATAAACAAGCCTATGAGCGCGGTGTAAAGCTCATAGGTGCAACGGCACATTTTGTCAATGAGAATCTCGATGAGGGACCCATTATCACTCAAGATGTGATTCATATCAATCACAGCTACTCATGGCAAGATATGCAAAAAGCTGGGAGAGATATTGAAAAAATCGTGCTTTCACGCGCATTGCACCTTGCATTGGAAGATAGAATCTTTGTCCATAACAACAAAACAATTATTTTCTAG
- the flgL gene encoding flagellar hook-associated protein FlgL: MRVTFGTKYNQMHYYQGTMQSKLMDMNTKIASGLKIQYGYQDSSVFNQNLKLEYEKINLDQGIDVSNDAYTSTLNTDKALADLSLTAEQFNTKLLQAANDIHSPTSREAIARDLEKLKEHMINIANTSIGGEFLFAGSNVKIRPFEPDGTYKGNNETLEALVSNNNLIPYNVTGQELFFGRDSDHHKSITTNIRKFNQTKLNNDIMDRIRRGDIPEEVYIKATDTLRDLLGDDDSDTSNNGKEYFYLRGVRPDGTSFKSKFEFDVGYKNEKNATKVQDLLDKIGKEFGNTSKNKLVDVSLNFWGQIEIRNLQPGNANLDFNLISSDTDVENIDDLPALGARVTSFQKSTFMGEFSQSNLKAIQDPYDHRNLVFPSTLLTKDNFPATLLTKMKDVLAEDVQTLVIAGTRPNNDDGTINEEPIEALSIDVDDDLEVQDVLAMIKQHFGGRIEGEIIRGELVLKDMNVTHKDRDMMNPPYNGESGFSLSLTTLDGNGLETKGIRSDYKTEYDRVSFENQGSKLISNVSQILANGMGYANDETKLSEVAGGSIDGQVYNLNLNDHNGIPLNARIEFSNHKGSFLVLPNADFDPTDADSQAEFFIPLYNPHDEPPAVTITKADDVSYRQLLDVINIALNYSNQAMDAYKGVQVQDEPTQAGKNAFEGLIRQTEGKVSAYLTKDGRIEIHDEMRSVSRMKFMLYDASTNDFSEQAIRDYRSSLTFNANNALVIDQPDIDFFNTIDDIIGAVRSGVYRPDAFGEEYTSEMRNKGIQNGLEVFRHLSDHIEKIIALNGSHSRSFENTIRRNEVLRVQIESIKSDVIGTDIAETYNHFSNLTTNYNAVLASTSRINQMSLVNYL; encoded by the coding sequence ATGAGAGTTACATTTGGCACAAAATATAACCAAATGCATTACTATCAAGGAACGATGCAGAGTAAGCTGATGGATATGAACACTAAAATCGCATCAGGCTTGAAGATTCAATATGGTTATCAAGACAGCAGTGTATTTAATCAGAATCTTAAACTTGAATATGAAAAAATCAATCTTGATCAAGGGATTGATGTGAGTAATGACGCTTATACTTCCACATTAAATACCGATAAAGCTTTGGCAGATCTTTCGCTAACAGCAGAGCAGTTTAATACTAAATTACTTCAAGCAGCTAATGATATTCATTCGCCAACATCACGCGAAGCAATTGCACGGGATTTAGAAAAGCTCAAAGAACATATGATTAATATCGCTAATACTTCTATTGGTGGAGAGTTTCTTTTTGCGGGAAGTAATGTAAAGATTCGTCCTTTTGAGCCAGATGGCACTTATAAGGGCAATAATGAGACTTTAGAAGCACTTGTGAGCAATAATAACCTTATCCCTTATAATGTTACAGGTCAAGAACTCTTTTTTGGGCGAGATTCTGATCATCATAAAAGCATCACGACAAATATCCGTAAGTTTAATCAAACAAAGCTTAACAATGACATTATGGATAGAATCAGGAGAGGTGATATTCCCGAAGAAGTCTATATTAAGGCAACCGATACTTTGCGTGATTTATTAGGTGATGATGATAGTGATACTTCTAATAACGGCAAAGAATATTTTTATTTGCGCGGTGTGCGCCCTGATGGCACTTCTTTTAAGAGTAAATTTGAGTTTGATGTGGGTTATAAAAATGAAAAAAATGCTACAAAAGTGCAAGATTTGCTCGACAAAATCGGCAAAGAATTTGGTAATACAAGTAAAAACAAACTTGTCGATGTGAGTTTAAATTTTTGGGGTCAGATTGAGATTCGGAATCTTCAGCCCGGTAATGCTAATTTAGATTTCAATCTTATTTCTAGTGATACAGATGTTGAGAATATTGATGATTTACCTGCACTTGGAGCAAGAGTAACAAGCTTTCAAAAAAGCACTTTTATGGGAGAATTTTCACAAAGCAATCTTAAGGCAATCCAAGACCCCTATGACCATCGGAATCTTGTTTTCCCTTCTACGCTTTTGACAAAAGATAATTTTCCTGCGACTTTGCTTACAAAGATGAAAGATGTATTGGCAGAAGATGTCCAAACGCTTGTCATTGCAGGAACGCGTCCTAATAATGATGATGGCACGATTAATGAAGAGCCTATTGAAGCTTTAAGTATTGATGTTGATGATGATTTAGAAGTGCAAGATGTGCTTGCGATGATCAAGCAACATTTTGGAGGTCGTATTGAGGGTGAAATCATACGAGGTGAGCTTGTATTGAAAGATATGAATGTTACACACAAAGATCGTGATATGATGAATCCACCTTATAATGGAGAAAGTGGTTTTAGCCTTTCTTTGACGACACTTGATGGTAATGGATTAGAGACAAAAGGTATAAGAAGTGATTATAAAACAGAATACGATCGCGTGAGTTTTGAGAATCAAGGCTCAAAGCTTATTTCTAATGTTTCGCAGATTCTCGCTAATGGAATGGGCTATGCAAATGACGAAACAAAGCTTTCAGAAGTGGCAGGTGGCAGCATAGATGGGCAGGTTTATAACCTAAATCTTAATGACCACAACGGGATTCCATTGAATGCTCGTATTGAGTTTAGTAATCATAAAGGATCATTTTTAGTGCTTCCTAATGCGGATTTTGACCCGACTGACGCAGATTCTCAAGCGGAATTTTTTATACCGCTTTATAATCCACACGATGAACCTCCAGCAGTTACGATAACAAAAGCAGATGATGTGTCTTATCGGCAATTGCTTGATGTAATCAATATCGCACTCAATTATAGTAATCAAGCAATGGACGCTTATAAAGGTGTCCAAGTCCAAGATGAGCCTACTCAAGCGGGTAAGAATGCTTTTGAAGGGTTGATTAGACAGACTGAAGGCAAGGTGAGTGCGTATTTAACCAAAGATGGTCGGATTGAGATTCACGATGAAATGCGTTCAGTTTCACGAATGAAATTTATGCTCTATGATGCCTCAACGAATGACTTTAGCGAACAGGCTATTCGTGATTATCGCTCTTCTTTGACTTTCAATGCAAATAATGCCTTAGTCATTGATCAGCCAGATATTGATTTTTTCAATACGATTGATGATATTATTGGGGCAGTGCGGAGCGGAGTATATCGTCCAGATGCCTTTGGTGAAGAATATACAAGCGAAATGCGTAACAAAGGGATTCAAAATGGCTTAGAGGTTTTTAGGCATTTGAGTGATCATATCGAAAAGATTATCGCTCTTAATGGTTCTCACAGCCGAAGTTTTGAAAATACCATACGAAGGAATGAAGTTTTGCGAGTGCAGATAGAATCTATTAAAAGTGATGTGATTGGGACGGATATTGCTGAAACTTACAATCACTTCTCCAATCTCACAACAAATTACAATGCTGTTTTGGCTTCGACAAGTCGAATCAATCAGATGTCTTTGGTGAATTACTTATGA
- the sppA gene encoding signal peptide peptidase SppA encodes MKLLGKIITAPLDFITKYFKSLVFILILVLLFAPSDDEDIINPPNLAKLYLTTPIFESESFEAQIARIKKNKSIKGVLLIIDSPGGSVSASLQVADMIKNLSAEIPVVAYVQGSMASGSYYAGMYANEIYANRGALIGSIGVIFSSYNIQSLMDKIGIKEQGLKAGRFKEVGTSTREWTEEEYQYLEQLIQEQYKMFWQEVLSVRKKQLVSKNYEDFAEGKIFTAHNALNLGLIDGISSKSEAISKLLELSKVENPIWLKKDRFENYMDKFFDSASSKILSLTMPSLKAIMQ; translated from the coding sequence ATGAAACTTTTAGGGAAAATCATCACTGCGCCTCTTGATTTTATTACAAAATATTTCAAGAGTTTAGTCTTTATTTTGATTCTCGTTTTACTCTTCGCTCCTAGTGACGATGAAGACATAATAAATCCCCCTAATCTTGCTAAGCTTTATCTCACAACACCTATTTTTGAAAGTGAGAGTTTTGAAGCGCAAATCGCGAGAATCAAGAAAAATAAAAGTATCAAAGGTGTTTTATTGATTATTGATTCTCCCGGTGGAAGCGTTAGTGCAAGCTTACAAGTCGCTGATATGATAAAAAATCTTTCGGCAGAAATACCTGTCGTTGCCTATGTGCAAGGTTCAATGGCAAGCGGGAGTTATTATGCGGGAATGTATGCGAATGAAATATATGCAAATAGAGGTGCGCTTATTGGGTCGATTGGGGTGATTTTTAGCAGTTATAATATCCAATCGCTAATGGATAAAATCGGTATCAAAGAACAAGGATTAAAGGCTGGGAGATTTAAAGAAGTAGGCACAAGCACGAGAGAATGGACAGAAGAAGAATATCAATACCTTGAGCAACTGATTCAAGAGCAGTATAAAATGTTTTGGCAAGAAGTCTTAAGTGTGAGAAAAAAACAATTAGTCAGCAAAAACTATGAAGACTTTGCTGAAGGTAAAATCTTCACTGCTCATAATGCGCTCAATCTCGGGCTGATTGATGGTATATCTTCCAAATCAGAAGCTATCTCAAAACTTTTAGAATTAAGCAAAGTCGAGAATCCAATTTGGCTCAAAAAAGATCGTTTCGAAAATTATATGGACAAATTCTTTGATTCTGCAAGCTCAAAGATTCTCTCTCTTACTATGCCATCATTAAAAGCTATAATGCAATGA
- a CDS encoding polysaccharide deacetylase family protein, whose product MNCIPILCYTHIRNMQDSYSVDVEMFERHIKYLQKKQYTFLHLDDILAFKKDPKSLPKRCVLLTFDGAWRDIYENAYPIMKHYWIKGGLFLVTEWLDEASKGSADYVPTPHSQCKNTILRNAREVVCNWEEVKKMQDIFSIGSMTHTYQFSNIVSLPWHEDLELSKKIIKEKLGIETKHLAWPDGSYNLGLLRTAKTIGYEVFYTMEQGINRIESDNDALKRCSVKNSLFWLKKAMFATSSARSFKIGKIFL is encoded by the coding sequence ATGAATTGTATCCCTATATTATGCTATACGCATATCCGCAATATGCAAGATTCTTATAGTGTCGATGTGGAGATGTTTGAGAGACATATTAAGTATTTACAAAAGAAACAATATACTTTTTTGCATCTTGATGATATTTTGGCGTTTAAAAAAGATCCCAAATCATTGCCCAAACGATGTGTTTTATTGACTTTTGATGGAGCATGGCGTGATATTTATGAAAATGCTTATCCTATTATGAAACATTATTGGATTAAGGGTGGTTTATTTCTCGTTACAGAATGGCTTGATGAAGCCTCTAAGGGATCTGCAGATTATGTGCCTACGCCTCATTCACAATGTAAAAATACCATTTTAAGAAATGCTCGTGAGGTGGTGTGTAATTGGGAAGAAGTAAAAAAAATGCAAGATATTTTTAGTATTGGTTCAATGACGCATACTTATCAATTTTCTAATATTGTTTCACTACCATGGCATGAGGATCTTGAGCTTTCAAAGAAAATCATCAAAGAAAAATTAGGCATAGAAACAAAGCATCTTGCTTGGCCTGATGGTAGCTATAATCTCGGTTTGTTGCGCACAGCAAAAACCATTGGTTATGAAGTATTTTATACAATGGAGCAAGGAATCAATAGAATAGAAAGTGATAACGATGCTTTGAAACGTTGTAGTGTCAAAAATAGTCTGTTTTGGTTGAAAAAGGCAATGTTTGCGACTTCAAGTGCAAGAAGTTTCAAAATTGGAAAAATATTTTTATAA
- a CDS encoding Sir2 family NAD-dependent protein deacetylase, with product MNDTKRVMIFSGAGLSAESGLRTFRDSDGLWEEFDVMQVCSVKGFAKDRKKVLDFFDKRRIQLGEVSPNAAHRMIADLKEHYPKEVIVITQNVDDLLERAGCKDVIHLHGFLPEVYCESCKEVSNIGYKAMPKLTCQKCGKKSLRHNIVMFGEYAPYYATLDNELEKLKVANGLFVCIGTSGEVLNVAQFTRYAGKSVLNNLESSWFDEYFDVCFIESAVNAAPKIRKLVEEFIQA from the coding sequence ATGAATGACACAAAACGCGTGATGATTTTTAGCGGAGCAGGGCTTAGCGCAGAGAGTGGATTACGCACATTTCGCGATAGTGATGGCTTGTGGGAAGAATTTGATGTGATGCAAGTATGCAGTGTTAAAGGCTTTGCAAAGGATAGAAAAAAGGTGCTAGATTTCTTTGATAAAAGGCGCATTCAGTTAGGCGAAGTCTCTCCAAATGCCGCACACCGAATGATAGCAGACTTAAAAGAGCACTATCCAAAGGAAGTGATAGTCATCACGCAAAATGTAGATGATTTGCTAGAACGCGCTGGGTGCAAAGATGTCATTCATTTGCATGGATTTTTGCCTGAAGTGTATTGTGAATCTTGCAAGGAAGTATCAAATATTGGCTATAAGGCTATGCCAAAACTTACTTGTCAAAAGTGCGGGAAAAAATCTTTGCGTCATAATATTGTGATGTTTGGTGAATACGCACCTTATTATGCCACGCTCGATAATGAATTAGAAAAGCTTAAAGTTGCAAATGGGCTTTTTGTGTGTATTGGCACAAGCGGGGAGGTGTTAAATGTCGCTCAATTCACCCGATATGCGGGTAAATCTGTGCTAAATAATCTAGAATCTAGCTGGTTTGATGAATATTTTGATGTGTGTTTTATAGAATCTGCTGTCAATGCTGCTCCCAAAATCAGAAAGCTTGTAGAAGAGTTCATACAAGCTTAA
- a CDS encoding PD-(D/E)XK nuclease family protein has translation MEEVKEEKYNVFFKKAKDFKQKAEIHKRRGNNDFNPYLEMRSARNEVKLHSALLCGFLNPHNNHYQGDVFLESFLEAIDKCSESKASKDEGLKEWFGNTSHADVYSEYNHIDIYITNGQRHIIVENKIWAGDQEKQIQRYIETIAQDDNGENVSYEDIAVLYLAPQPNKNNKRMPSQDSLGEWKIQGDYLERDGDKVRFHAVSYNKEILKWIDLAKQKVGCITNLNTALAFYKDVVQIITNTKENTTMSLAKFLTKDTNNMKYQLEIVWDIFGMKEEICKEYSKAIMKKYSDEIEAKGFEIIEGVEDVDSRGVVWLYPYVIKPKDCGEYYFVFCIEYTKKNENNGYGVRLTGNYPNSSKSPEENKKIREKIEEYLGISFKHQWWYRPSRDSNSMQGAESALEAFLNDSKIKEFNDKLKNYKAK, from the coding sequence ATGGAAGAAGTGAAAGAAGAGAAATATAATGTTTTCTTCAAAAAAGCAAAGGATTTTAAGCAAAAAGCAGAGATTCACAAAAGACGCGGGAATAATGACTTTAATCCTTACCTTGAGATGCGGAGTGCAAGGAATGAAGTCAAGCTCCATAGTGCGCTGCTTTGTGGGTTTTTAAATCCGCATAATAATCACTATCAAGGCGATGTATTTTTAGAGAGCTTTTTAGAAGCCATTGATAAGTGTTCAGAATCTAAGGCATCAAAAGATGAGGGATTAAAAGAGTGGTTTGGCAATACGAGCCATGCAGATGTGTATAGCGAGTATAATCATATTGATATATACATCACTAATGGGCAAAGGCATATTATCGTGGAAAATAAGATTTGGGCTGGGGATCAAGAGAAACAAATCCAGCGATATATTGAGACAATCGCTCAAGATGACAATGGTGAGAATGTGTCGTATGAGGATATTGCAGTGCTGTATCTCGCCCCGCAGCCAAATAAAAACAATAAAAGAATGCCCTCACAAGATAGTCTTGGTGAATGGAAAATACAAGGAGACTACCTTGAAAGAGATGGAGACAAAGTGCGATTTCACGCAGTCTCATATAATAAAGAGATACTTAAATGGATAGACTTAGCCAAGCAAAAAGTGGGTTGCATTACAAACCTTAATACTGCACTTGCATTTTATAAAGATGTCGTGCAAATTATCACAAATACAAAGGAGAATACTACGATGAGTTTAGCAAAATTTTTGACAAAAGATACAAACAATATGAAATATCAGTTGGAAATAGTGTGGGATATTTTTGGCATGAAAGAGGAGATTTGCAAAGAATATTCCAAAGCAATTATGAAAAAATATAGTGATGAGATAGAGGCAAAGGGCTTTGAAATCATTGAGGGTGTAGAGGACGTTGATAGCCGTGGAGTTGTTTGGCTGTATCCCTATGTGATTAAGCCTAAAGATTGCGGGGAGTATTATTTTGTTTTTTGTATCGAATACACCAAAAAGAATGAGAATAATGGATATGGTGTGCGACTTACTGGGAATTATCCAAATTCCAGTAAATCCCCTGAAGAAAATAAGAAAATTCGAGAGAAAATTGAAGAATATCTAGGTATTAGTTTTAAACATCAGTGGTGGTATAGACCTAGTCGCGATAGTAATTCTATGCAAGGAGCAGAATCTGCCTTGGAAGCTTTTTTAAATGATAGCAAGATTAAAGAGTTTAATGATAAACTTAAAAATTATAAAGCAAAGTAA